AAACCGTGGAAGCCGCCGCCGGTGGTGGTCGCGTGACGGTCACCGCAAATGGCTCGCAGGAAATCACCAGCATCAAAATTGCCAAGGAAGTGGTGGATCCCGATGACGTGGAAATGCTCCAGGACCTCGTGCTCACCGCCGTGCAACAGGCACTCAGCAAGAGCAAGGAACTCGCCGCTGGTGAGATGGGCAAGATTACCCAGGGCATGGGCTTGCCTCCGGGAATGGGATTCTAGGCCCCTTCCCCCG
This genomic window from Roseimicrobium gellanilyticum contains:
- a CDS encoding YbaB/EbfC family nucleoid-associated protein, whose translation is MNIQKMLKQMQRMQADMAQTQQDLASKTVEAAAGGGRVTVTANGSQEITSIKIAKEVVDPDDVEMLQDLVLTAVQQALSKSKELAAGEMGKITQGMGLPPGMGF